The genomic stretch CACCCGAGCGTACCTCACGGTCATGTCTCTCCCTCGAGCTGCGCGTCGAGCGCCTCCCGCACGGGGCATCCTTCGCGGTGGGTCAACACGAGACGGGTGCGGCGCCCGAAGACGTACACCGCGTCGTCGTCGGCCGGCCCGAGTCGCTCCCGCAGACTGGTTCGCGGCAGTCGGCGTGTGACTCCCTCGGCGAAGCGCGCGTACAGCTGCGCTCGGGTCAGGACCACTTCGCGGGGCGTGTCGACCAGCCTCCGATCGGGAGAGGACGCGATCCAGACGAGCATGCTCTCGAGCGGGCTCGGCCCCGCGCGGCGCGCCACCACGGGATCGACGTCGGCCGCGGTACGGAAGGCGCCTTCGCCCACGGCGTCGTCAAGGGGGAGCCCCTCCACGTCCTCCCAGGGAACGACGGGGAACGCGACCCAGCCCGGATCGACGACGGCGCCCTTTGCGTTGGGGTTCGCCCGCAGGCGGGTGATCACCTCGACCACCATGCGCTCGTGCGCCAGCTGCGCATCCGTCGGCCCCCCCGAGCCGAACCGTCGCTCGGGGACCGTGAGCATGCGCTCGGCCTCGAGATGCTTGGTGCTCCACGCGACGTGCAGCGCCGGCCACGGCTCGGCGGCTCGCAGCTCCCGCACCTGACGCAGCCGCAGCTGGATCCCGTGCCCGGGCGGGCCCCCCGTGTCCAGGTGCAGCTCCGTCTCGCCCACGATCCGCTCCGCGAAGGCGAGCAAGTCGTCGTTCAGCACGACCGAGTACCCCATCGCCCGATGGTACGCGAAGCCGGCGCTGGCGGTGGCTCCACGCCTCACAGAAGCACCTCGGACTGCTCGACGACGGACACCTACCGTTTCGCCGAGGAGCTTCGCGGGGCCGCGACGCGGTACGCAGAGTAGCGCGCGCTTGGCAGGCCGTTGAAGTACCGAGCCCGAAGGATCTCGGAGCGCGACGGCCTGGTTCTCGGTTCGGGGCGACGAGGAAATGCTTCAGCATTTTCGAGGAGACACGGGCCGAGAGACGGCTCGTCCCGCCCGAGAGACGAGGAGCGAGGTTCTTCAACGGACTGTTGGTCCCGGGAGAGGATGCCGGGTCACGGGGCGGCGAGGGCCAGACCGGAGAGACAGGAGGCGCTGACGAGCGCCATGAGGACGAGCCACGGGGCGGCGCCCGCGAGCAGGGCGCGGCCGCCGGAGAGGCCGTGCACGTGCTGGGCGACGATGAGCAGCTCGCCGAAGAGCCACAGCTCGGTGCAGAGGACGAGCACGGCCACGACGACCCCGTTCGACGAGAGCGGCGCGAACACCGAGACGAACGCGTAGAAGAGCAGCGGCGCGTGGGCGTAGGCGCTGCCCCACACGCTGCGGAGCAGGCCGCGGCCGCCGAGCACGTGGACGGCGGCGTGGAACACGAGGGTGCGGGTCAGGACGTGGGCGGCCTGCGCGACGAGGACGAACGCGAAGATCGGGAGCGCCGCAGGCAGCGCCACCAGGCCCACCCGCGACGAGAACGTCAGGACGTTCATCAGCGTCGCCACGAGCGCGACGGTGAGCATGACCGTGGCGAGGTATCCGAGCGCCCGGCCGGGCGAGCCTGGCGTGGCGGCCGAGAAGGTCGGGACCGACGCGAAGAGGACGCCGCGCGTGGTGCGCCACCAGCGGGACGCCCAGCCGCCGACGGCCTGTTCCCAGGCGATCCGGTCCAGGCCCAACCTCTCACGGCACGCTGCGCACACCCGCGTGTCGGCGTCGCCGGGGCCGAGGCAGGCCCCGCAGACGAGGTCACCACAGCGCGCGCAGATCGCGTCGGCCGCGGTGTCCGGGTGCGCGGCGCAGCGGGCTTCGGGCGCGATCTCCATGCCACACGGAGAGTTGCAGCGATGCGCGGCTGCGTCGAGCCGCTTCTGGACGCTGCACAGTGTGCACCTGACGACACGGGTGAGTGGGTCGGGGCAGGGAGAGACCGCGCCCACGTCGATGGCACATGACGTGCGCGGGGTCGGGGCATGGAACTCTCATCGCGAGCCCTCCTGAGCGTGTTCGCTTGCCTCCTCTCGGCGTGCGGACCGGTGATGGCGCTCGGACAGAACCTGCGCGAGATGCGCGCGATGCGGACGCTGCGCGGTGAGGTGCGCGTGGAGGGATGGAGCGGGGCGCCCATCGTCGCGATGGTGCTGCGCGCTCCCCCCGATGAAGGCGCGCCGTACGAGATCGTCGACTACGAGCGGCTGGAGCGGCCCGGCCCGTATCGCTTCCTGGTGGAGGCCGGGACGTTCCGGGTGGTGGCCTTCGAGGACGCCAACGCGGACCTGCACTACCAGCCCGGGGAGCGGATCGGCGCGTACCGCGGCTACCTCGACGTCGAGGTGGATCGCGCTCGGGCCTCGCTCGACATCGTCGTCCGCGATCTCGAGAGCCGGGCCGCCCGCGCGATCGCGAGGGCCGCGCCCGCGACGCCCGAGGCGCGCAGCCTGCACATCGGTGAGGTGCGCCCGCTCTCGGCGCCCCGCTTCTCGGCGGCGGTCGGTCGGATGGGGATGTGGGAGCCGCTCGACTTCATGCGCGAGCACGGAGCCGGACTCTTCTTCCTCGAGCCGTACGATCCCTCGCGGGTCCCGGTGGTGTTCGTGCACGGCGCCGCGGGCTACCCGCGTGAGTTCGCGTTCTTCATCGAGCGCCTCGACCGCCG from Sandaracinaceae bacterium encodes the following:
- a CDS encoding alpha/beta fold hydrolase — protein: MELSSRALLSVFACLLSACGPVMALGQNLREMRAMRTLRGEVRVEGWSGAPIVAMVLRAPPDEGAPYEIVDYERLERPGPYRFLVEAGTFRVVAFEDANADLHYQPGERIGAYRGYLDVEVDRARASLDIVVRDLESRAARAIARAAPATPEARSLHIGEVRPLSAPRFSAAVGRMGMWEPLDFMREHGAGLFFLEPYDPSRVPVVFVHGAAGYPREFAFFIERLDRRRFQPWVVQYPSGWDLAEVADYFDRAMTEVRVRLRFDRLCLVAHSAGGLVARRMLERHAARRMTPGVRSFVSIASPLGGMASAGVGVTASPLVVPAWRSLDPRGDLVRHLYDQPLPEAMRYALLFTYEDEVVPLSSQLRADAQSEADLVRGLHGSHAGVLRSEHAATVLNEELGRCYDGFARANESSISP